The Candidatus Stygibacter australis genome includes a region encoding these proteins:
- a CDS encoding DUF1015 family protein produces the protein MAKIKAFKGVRPSPEYFGEVVSPPYDVLNSEEARQQVKGKPYSFLHVVKPEVDLPADLDIYGEKVYQKGKENLYKLIKDDILIQDDKPCYYLYQLIMDRVNQIGLVAVASVEDYENDIIKKHEHTRAVKEADRIKHVDTLNANTGPVFLTYPPRKDMNVLVAELTQDTPLYNYETEDGIKHIIWKIDQEDIVARITQIFNEIKFLYVADGHHRSASATKVGQQRRAANPDHTGEEEYNFFLSVIFPANQLYIMDYNRVVKDLNGLTAKDFIDKVEKKFVVEKQIMEYYPEGQHHFGMYIDGTWYKLTARHGSFPEADPVLSLDVSVLQNNLLSPILGIGDPRHDKRIDFVGGIRGLKELSRRIDTGEAVAFSMYPTSIKQLMEIADAGEVMPPKSTWFEPKLRSGVVVHLLD, from the coding sequence ATGGCAAAAATAAAAGCTTTTAAGGGAGTTCGTCCTTCACCAGAATATTTTGGCGAAGTAGTTTCTCCTCCTTATGATGTCCTGAATTCGGAGGAAGCACGTCAGCAGGTAAAAGGTAAACCTTACAGTTTTTTACATGTTGTGAAACCGGAAGTTGATCTTCCAGCTGATCTTGATATCTATGGCGAAAAAGTTTATCAAAAAGGTAAAGAGAATCTCTATAAACTGATCAAAGATGATATATTGATCCAGGATGACAAACCTTGTTATTATCTTTATCAACTCATTATGGATAGAGTAAATCAGATCGGTCTTGTTGCCGTTGCATCGGTAGAAGACTATGAGAATGATATTATCAAAAAGCATGAGCACACTCGGGCAGTAAAAGAAGCTGACCGTATTAAGCATGTGGATACTCTCAACGCCAATACTGGTCCCGTCTTTCTCACGTATCCTCCCAGAAAAGATATGAATGTTCTGGTAGCTGAACTCACTCAGGATACACCATTATATAATTATGAAACCGAAGATGGGATTAAACACATCATCTGGAAAATTGATCAGGAAGATATTGTTGCCAGAATCACGCAGATTTTTAACGAGATAAAATTTCTTTATGTGGCTGATGGTCATCATCGTTCAGCTTCTGCTACCAAAGTTGGTCAACAACGCAGAGCAGCAAATCCTGATCATACCGGTGAAGAAGAATACAATTTCTTCCTGAGTGTGATTTTCCCGGCTAATCAGTTATACATTATGGATTATAATCGCGTTGTCAAGGATCTTAATGGTTTAACGGCAAAAGATTTTATCGACAAAGTCGAAAAAAAATTTGTTGTAGAAAAGCAGATTATGGAATATTATCCTGAAGGGCAACATCATTTTGGGATGTATATTGATGGAACATGGTATAAACTCACTGCCAGACATGGCAGCTTCCCGGAAGCTGACCCTGTATTAAGCCTGGACGTTTCTGTTCTGCAGAATAATCTGCTCTCCCCTATTCTTGGCATAGGTGATCCCCGTCACGACAAAAGAATTGATTTTGTAGGTGGTATCCGCGGTCTTAAAGAGCTTTCTCGTCGAATAGATACTGGTGAAGCAGTTGCCTTCTCCATGTACCCTACTTCAATTAAGCAGTTAATGGAAATTGCAGATGCTGGGGAGGTAATGCCTCCAAAATCTACCTGGTTTGAACCAAAACTTCGCTCCGGTGTAGTTGTTCATCTACTTGACTAA
- the rimO gene encoding 30S ribosomal protein S12 methylthiotransferase RimO, with product MKYYYLESLGCPKNLVDSEIFAGIIENNDYQATSDPSLAEVIIINTCGFILDAKQEAIDTILTLSEYKKTGKCTKLIATGCLIRRYFNDIQRDLPEIDHLVDLKDFSSFSDIFAAPYTLKRRQLTPPHYAYLRISDGCNNHCSYCAIPSIRGKLQSEPVDKLVAQAREMATSGVKELIVTAQDTTQYGYDWDNKSHLIELLIELEKIPELEWIRLLYLHPAHLTDELIDHICQSDKICHYFEIPLQHAADHLLNDMNRKVDQKRVREIISLIRRNDPLAAIRTTFIVGHPGETEQDYDELMDFIEEMRFERLGVFTFSEEEGTPSADLPDKIDEDTAELRRDQLMAIQMEISKITMSRYYKKVIRVIIDEKSEDKEFDYIGRTAYDCPEIDGVVYLYGDAKPGEFKNVMIIDTWEYDLVGKILSDKEDENE from the coding sequence ATGAAATATTATTATCTCGAAAGTCTCGGTTGTCCCAAAAACCTGGTCGATAGTGAAATATTTGCCGGCATTATTGAAAATAATGACTATCAAGCAACTTCAGACCCCTCTTTGGCAGAAGTGATAATCATTAATACCTGTGGTTTCATACTTGATGCCAAGCAGGAAGCTATTGATACTATCTTAACCCTTTCTGAATATAAAAAAACTGGCAAATGCACCAAACTCATAGCTACCGGCTGCCTGATAAGACGCTATTTTAATGATATTCAAAGGGATTTACCTGAGATCGATCATCTTGTGGATCTTAAGGATTTTTCCAGCTTCTCCGATATTTTTGCTGCTCCCTACACTCTCAAGCGACGGCAACTCACCCCTCCTCATTATGCCTATCTCCGTATTAGTGATGGCTGCAATAATCACTGCTCATATTGTGCTATCCCTTCTATCAGAGGCAAACTGCAAAGTGAACCTGTTGATAAACTTGTAGCTCAAGCACGCGAAATGGCTACTTCAGGTGTTAAGGAATTGATAGTCACTGCTCAGGATACAACTCAATATGGTTATGACTGGGATAATAAATCTCACTTAATTGAATTACTTATTGAACTGGAGAAAATCCCCGAACTGGAATGGATCAGGCTGCTGTATCTGCATCCTGCCCATCTTACTGATGAACTGATAGATCATATTTGCCAAAGCGATAAAATCTGCCATTACTTTGAAATCCCTCTCCAGCACGCAGCAGATCATTTACTAAATGACATGAATCGCAAAGTCGATCAAAAACGGGTACGTGAGATAATATCTCTCATAAGAAGAAATGATCCTCTGGCTGCTATTCGCACAACCTTCATAGTAGGACATCCAGGTGAAACAGAGCAGGATTATGATGAATTAATGGATTTCATTGAAGAGATGAGATTTGAAAGACTGGGTGTATTTACCTTTTCAGAAGAGGAAGGAACCCCTTCTGCAGACCTTCCGGATAAAATTGATGAAGATACAGCTGAATTAAGACGTGATCAATTAATGGCTATCCAGATGGAAATTTCCAAGATTACCATGAGCAGATATTATAAAAAAGTGATAAGAGTAATAATTGACGAAAAAAGTGAAGATAAAGAATTTGATTATATTGGCAGAACAGCTTATGATTGCCCGGAAATTGATGGGGTAGTTTATCTTTATGGTGATGCCAAACCCGGTGAGTTCAAAAATGTTATGATCATTGACACCTGGGAATATGACCTCGTCGGTAAAATATTAAGTGATAAGGAAGATGAAAATGAATAA
- the trpS gene encoding tryptophan--tRNA ligase yields the protein MNKKIALTGIKPTGNPHIGNYFGAIKPALQLSAQYETRYFIADYHALNQTKDPDVLSERIYEIAAAWLACGLDPEHNLIYKQSAVPQTFELSTILLAFTPKGLMNRAHAYKAMVQTNNELNKDTDDGVNMGLFTYPVLMSADILLFDADVVPVGSDQQQHLEMATDIAEVINRNYKKEILKVPQALIHKDTGIIVGLDGRKMSKSYNNTIPMFLPEKKLRKLIMKIVTNSQTIEEPKDPDICNVFALYKLFADQQLQEDMKKRYRAGGLGWGHAKQALFEIINETISSFREKYNRLMADKGYIDDILEKGSAQARELAEQKLVLLRKEIGVR from the coding sequence ATGAATAAAAAAATTGCCCTTACAGGAATTAAACCTACAGGAAATCCCCATATTGGGAATTATTTTGGAGCTATCAAACCCGCTCTCCAGCTCTCAGCTCAGTATGAGACCCGTTATTTTATCGCTGATTACCATGCTTTGAACCAGACAAAAGATCCCGATGTTCTGAGTGAACGGATCTACGAGATTGCTGCTGCCTGGCTTGCCTGTGGTCTTGATCCTGAACATAACCTTATCTATAAGCAATCCGCTGTTCCCCAAACTTTTGAGCTGAGCACAATTTTACTGGCTTTCACTCCCAAAGGTCTGATGAACAGAGCCCATGCCTATAAGGCAATGGTACAGACTAATAATGAACTTAACAAAGATACTGATGATGGCGTGAATATGGGACTATTCACTTATCCCGTGCTGATGAGTGCTGATATCCTGCTCTTTGATGCAGATGTGGTGCCTGTGGGCTCAGACCAGCAGCAGCATCTGGAAATGGCAACTGATATCGCCGAAGTGATCAACCGTAATTATAAAAAAGAAATCCTCAAGGTGCCACAGGCTCTGATTCATAAAGATACTGGAATTATTGTCGGCTTGGATGGTCGTAAAATGAGTAAAAGTTATAATAACACTATTCCCATGTTCCTGCCTGAAAAGAAACTGAGAAAACTCATAATGAAAATCGTGACCAACAGTCAGACGATTGAAGAGCCCAAAGATCCTGATATCTGCAATGTGTTTGCACTATATAAACTTTTTGCTGATCAGCAGCTACAGGAAGATATGAAAAAACGTTACCGTGCAGGCGGTTTAGGGTGGGGTCACGCCAAACAGGCTCTTTTTGAAATAATCAATGAAACCATTTCTTCTTTCAGAGAAAAATATAATCGTTTGATGGCTGATAAAGGATATATTGATGATATTCTGGAAAAAGGCTCAGCCCAAGCAAGAGAACTTGCTGAACAAAAACTCGTTTTGCTCCGTAAGGAAATTGGGGTCAGATAA